A window of Primulina tabacum isolate GXHZ01 chromosome 4, ASM2559414v2, whole genome shotgun sequence contains these coding sequences:
- the LOC142541410 gene encoding uncharacterized protein LOC142541410 gives MGWETFQTLMAKDAEKSAGLSQKMKGTKEEDMRKSLFGFVSKSPTENARPSSMVIKKKHGVIPAHIVAEAISTLHGLDLRWSGPITPAEMQYVEQYVIAKYPEYSNALVEGGEKTDLYDLCVKENLIESQPVDKRKSPRGVVSRDSFTPSFNGSSLADLENTQLEPSRLLSILTKKSSFLGSFISIPEIQARNKVLKHCGLPDDEYLVLFTQNYKDAMMLVGESYPFFKGNFYLTVIEEEADSVREFASYKESRVILAPETWLNLRIKGSQLSHYFRRKCKSTPKGLFSYPAEVNGARCSMHWISEAHRNSWHVLLDATETPVGEEHLNLALHRPDFVLSSLDNAHANSSKVTCLLVRRKSFDMSCSSTQMHK, from the exons ATGGGTTGGGAAACATTTCAAACATTAATGGCGAAGGATGCAGAAAAGAGCGCAGGTCTATCACAGAAGATGAAG GGAACTAAGGAAGAAGACATGAGAAAATCGTTATTCGGTTTCGTTTCGAAATCGCCAACAGAAAATGCCAGACCGAGCAGTATGGTTATTAAG AAGAAACATGGAGTTATTCCGGCGCATATAGTTGCAGAAGCCATTTCAACACTCCATGGTCTGGACCTCAGATGGTCAGGACCGATAACTCCAGCAGAAATGCAGTATGTGGAACAATATGTTATCGCGAAATATCCTGAATACTCGAATGCCCTCGTAGAAGGTGGAGAAAAAACCGACCTTTATGATCTCTGTGTCAAAGAAAATCTCATCGAATCCCAACCCGTTGACAAGCGAAAATCGCCTAGAGGAGTTGTTTCCCGAGATTCATTTACGCCTTCCTTTAATGGAAGCAGCCTCGCCGATCTTGAAAACACGCAGCTGGAGCCATCAAGATTGCTTAGCATCCTCACCAAGAAATCATCATTCCTAGGGAGCTTCATTTCAATCCCTGAAATTCAAGCACGAAACAAGGTTCTTAAACATTGCGGATTACCGGATGATGAATATCTAGTTCTCTTCACGCAAAACTACAAGGATGCGATGATGTTGGTTGGAGAAAGTTACCCGTTTTTCAAGGGGAACTTTTATCTCACTGTTATTGAAGAAGAAGCCGATAGTGTAAGGGAATTCGCAAGCTACAAGGAATCAAGAGTAATCTTGGCACCAGAAACTTGGTTGAATTTGAGGATAAAGGGATCACAGCTGAGCCATTACTTCCGAAGGAAATGTAAAAGCACACCTAAGGGACTTTTTTCTTACCCAGCTGAAGTGAATGGGGCCCGATGTTCGATGCATTGGATTTCAGAAGCGCATCGTAACTCGTGGCACGTCTTGTTGGATGCTACGGAAACGCCGGTGGGCGAAGAACATCTTAATCTCGCTCTCCATAGACCAGATTTTGTGCTGTCCAGCCTTGACAACGCGCATGCTAATTCTTCCAAGGTGACCTGTCTCTTGGTTAGGAGAAAATCTTTTGACATGTCATGTTCGTCCACTCAAATGCACAAGTGA
- the LOC142542373 gene encoding nucleoside diphosphate kinase 2, chloroplastic, producing MCNKVKSFGLKAANTRKREVGVSVTREQNSVDMDCVAMVCGGAAATPYVSSLRTSPTARHVRFSCASTHLQTAHLAVFRPKSHLFACSSSCHYASKKSHKTRVFLPHLVASLEVEETYIMIKPDGVQRGLVGEIISRFERKGFQLTGLKLFQCPKELAQEHYKDLQSKPFFPKLIDYITSGPVVCMAWEGVGVVASARKLIGATNPLNAEPGTIRGDLAVQTGRNVIHGSDSPENGKREIALWFKEGELCEWSPVQEPWLKE from the exons ATGTGCAATAAGGTGAAAAGTTTTGGGCTGAAAGCTGCGAATACTCGAAAACGGGAAGTTGGTGTGAGTGTGACTCGGGAACAGAACTCGGTTGACATGGATTGTGTAGCCATGGTCTGCGGAGGAGCTGCTGCAACTCCCTATGTTTCATCTCTACGTACCTCACCAACCGCAAGACATGTACGCTTTTCCTGCGCATCAACCCACCTGCAAACCGCCCACCTCGCAGTGTTCCGACCAAAATCCCATCTTTTTGCCTGTTCCTCGTCTTGTCACTATGCATCCAAGAAATCCCACAAAACCCGTGTCTTTCTTCCTCACTTGGTGGCTTCGTTG GAAGTGGAGGAGACTTATATAATGATTAAGCCGGATGGGGTTCAACGAGGGCTT GTTGGAGAGATAATTTCCAGGTTTGAGAGGAAGGGTTTTCAGTTAACTGGATTGAAGCTCTTTCAATGTCCCAAAGAATTGGCACAG GAACATTACAAGGATCTACAGTCAAAGCCGTTTTTCCCTAAACTTATCGACTACATTACTTCTGGTCCTGTTGTTTGTATG GCATGGGAAGGAGTTGGTGTTGTTGCATCAGCCCGAAAGTTAATTGGTGCGACAAATCCTCTTAATGCTGAACCAGGCACAATTAGAGGAGACCTCGCAGTTCAAACTGGAAG GAATGTAATTCATGGAAGTGACAGTCCCGAGAACGGAAAACGCGAAATAG CTCTTTGGTTCAAAGAAGGAGAGCTATGCGAATGGTCGCCAGTTCAAGAGCCGTGGCTGAAGGAATAG
- the LOC142541411 gene encoding uncharacterized protein LOC142541411 isoform X2, with amino-acid sequence MQVCRPLIYRSTTCKVGLKEKSKDEIIEACVKTKTYVVFAGRKIGVYDRWPEANAQVNRFPGACYKGYDSREAAEEAFNLSVKQPVQVPDLNESSSSASTTAKRSVPRTNESKKLVDLLKELSDLGRENRNIGMKMEKLSEDIGKLLKDLEINSVP; translated from the exons atgcAGGTCTGTAGACCGTTGATTTATCGAAGTACAACGTGCAAGGTTGGGTTGAAGGAAAAATCTAAGGACGAAATAATTGAAGCCTGTGTGAAA ACCAAAACATACGTCGTGTTCGCCGGAAGGAAGATTGGAGTGTACGATAGATGGCCTGAGGCCAATGCCCAAGTTAATCGTTTTCCTGGTGCTTGTTACAAAGGTTACGACAGTAGAGAAGCTGCCGAGGAAGCCTTTAATTTGTCCGTGAAACAGCCGGTTCAGGTTCCAGATTTGAATGAGTCCAGTAGCTCTGCGTCTACTACAGCTAAACGTAGTGTTCCGAGAACAAATGAAAGTAAGAAATTAGTTGATCTACTGAAGGAATTATCGGATTTAGGTCGTGAGAATCGCAACATAGGTATGAAAATGGAGAAGTTATCCGAGGATATTGGAAAGTTATTGAAGGATTTGGAAATTAATTCTGTTCCATAG
- the LOC142541411 gene encoding uncharacterized protein LOC142541411 isoform X1, producing MQVCRPLIYRSTTCKVGLKEKSKDEIIEACVKVYKMTKTYVVFAGRKIGVYDRWPEANAQVNRFPGACYKGYDSREAAEEAFNLSVKQPVQVPDLNESSSSASTTAKRSVPRTNESKKLVDLLKELSDLGRENRNIGMKMEKLSEDIGKLLKDLEINSVP from the exons atgcAGGTCTGTAGACCGTTGATTTATCGAAGTACAACGTGCAAGGTTGGGTTGAAGGAAAAATCTAAGGACGAAATAATTGAAGCCTGTGTGAAAGTATATAAGATg ACCAAAACATACGTCGTGTTCGCCGGAAGGAAGATTGGAGTGTACGATAGATGGCCTGAGGCCAATGCCCAAGTTAATCGTTTTCCTGGTGCTTGTTACAAAGGTTACGACAGTAGAGAAGCTGCCGAGGAAGCCTTTAATTTGTCCGTGAAACAGCCGGTTCAGGTTCCAGATTTGAATGAGTCCAGTAGCTCTGCGTCTACTACAGCTAAACGTAGTGTTCCGAGAACAAATGAAAGTAAGAAATTAGTTGATCTACTGAAGGAATTATCGGATTTAGGTCGTGAGAATCGCAACATAGGTATGAAAATGGAGAAGTTATCCGAGGATATTGGAAAGTTATTGAAGGATTTGGAAATTAATTCTGTTCCATAG
- the LOC142542376 gene encoding uncharacterized protein LOC142542376, with product MFLSILAHHKKNRVTSHDYMRSGQTVSAHFHEVMRALLKLHTLILVKPTPVDANCDSDPWKWFEGCLGVLDGTHIGVHVRAIDKAKYRTRKGNIAVNVLGVCDRNMNFIYALTGWEGSAADARVLRDALTRDDAFKVPRGCYYLSDNGYANVEGFLTPYRRVRYHKDAWGNRASAPQDHKELFN from the exons ATGTTTTTGTCTATATTGGCACACCACAAGAAAAATCGGGTAACCAGTCATGATTACATGCGTAGTGGACAGACAGTGAGCGCACATTTTCATGAAGTTATGCGTGCGTTGTTGAAGTTGCATACGTTAATTCTTGTGAAGCCTACCCCTGTCGATGCGAATTGTGACAGCGATCCTTGGAAATGGTTTGAG GGTTGTCTTGGTGTGTTGGATGGAACTCATATCGGAGTACATGTTCGTGCCATAGACAAAGCCAAATATAGAACAAGAAAAGGAAATATTGCGGTTAATGTGTTGGGGGTTTGTGATAGAAATATGAACTTCATTTATGCTCTTACTGGATGGGAGGGATCTGCCGCTGACGCCAGGGTTTTAAGAGATGCATTAACTCGGGATGATGCATTCAAGGTTCCTAGAG GTTGTTATTATCTTTCTGACAATGGTTACGCTAATGTCGAGGGTTTTTTGACTCCGTACAGACGAGTAAGATATCATAAGGATGCTTGGGGCAATCGTGCATCCGCCCCACAAGATCATAAGGAGTTATTCAATTGA
- the LOC142542374 gene encoding GRAS family protein RAD1-like, translated as MAYIFLPDQDYSCDDRRNYAAALPILDNADAEAWLPSLYDESNDFKRLKRTASLGNFTDSSSSSICSNGSIPRTNSASSLSSVPRPHFRDHIKMYNQRFLVAEAVEEAAAAIGNAEDGGAVEGEGNGDGMKLLQQLISCAEAVACRDKSHASFLLSELRVNALVFGTSFQRVASCFVQGLADRLALVQPLGTVGFVVPKMNVTDALSDKKEEALRLVYENLPYFQFGHFIANASILEAFEGESLVHVVDLGMSLGLPHGYQWHGLIHSLANRSGPPPRLRITGVGLCVDKFRAIGDQLETYAQSLGLNLDFSIVESTLENLDPKDIVVYPGEVLVVNSVFKLHSVVKESRGALNSVLKNIHVLSPKVLVLVEQDSSHNGPFFLGRFMEALHYYSAIFDSLDAMLPKYDTKRAKMEQFYFADEIKNIVSCEGLARVERHERVDQWRRRMSRAGFQPYPSKMLSQAKQWLNNINISDGYTIVEEKGSLVLGWKSKPIVAASCWKC; from the coding sequence ATGGCTTACATTTTCTTGCCTGATCAAGACTATTCATGTGATGATCGAAGAAATTATGCTGCTGCATTGCCAATTTTGGACAATGCGGATGCTGAAGCCTGGCTTCCTAGCTTGTACGATGAGAGCAATGATTTCAAGAGGCTGAAAAGGACAGCAAGTTTAGGCAATTTCACTGACAGCAGCTCTAGCAGCATTTGCAGCAATGGGAGTATTCCTCGTACTAATAGCGCGAGTAGTCTGAGCAGCGTGCCGAGGCCTCACTTCCGAGATCATATAAAGATGTACAATCAACGATTCCTTGTGGCTGAGGCGGTGGAGGAAGCGGCAGCAGCCATTGGCAATGCTGAGGATGGAGGAGCCGTGGAAGGAGAGGGCAATGGTGATGGTATGAAGCTACTCCAGCAGCTCATTTCTTGTGCTGAGGCCGTTGCTTGCCGTGACAAATCGCACGCCTCATTTTTGCTATCCGAACTTCGGGTTAATGCATTGGTATTCGGTACTTCTTTCCAACGCGTGGCGTCCTGTTTTGTGCAGGGGCTTGCCGATAGACTGGCTCTGGTTCAACCCCTTGGCACCGTGGGCTTTGTTGTTCCAAAAATGAACGTGACAGATGCTTTATCAGACAAAAAGGAAGAGGCGTTGCGCCTAGTTTATGAGAATCTGCCGTATTTTCAGTTCGGTCACTTTATTGCGAATGCCTCGATTTTGGAAGCCTTTGAGGGAGAGAGTTTAGTTCATGTGGTGGACTTGGGGATGTCACTTGGTCTACCACATGGTTACCAATGGCATGGCTTGATTCATAGCCTTGCCAACCGCTCTGGCCCACCGCCTCGGCTCCGGATCACCGGAGTCGGACTATGTGTTGACAAGTTTCGAGCCATCGGAGACCAGCTCGAGACATATGCACAGAGCCTAGGGCTAAATTTGGACTTCTCCATTGTGGAGAGCACCTTGGAGAACCTAGATCCAAAAGACATTGTGGTGTATCCGGGCGAGGTTCTTGTGGTGAACAGTGTCTTCAAGCTGCACTCGGTGGTTAAAGAGAGCCGTGGCGCGTTGAACTCGGTTCTAAAAAATATCCACGTGCTGTCGCCAAAGGTACTAGTACTAGTCGAGCAGGACTCGAGCCACAATGGACCATTCTTTTTGGGCAGATTTATGGAGGCACTACACTATTACTCAGCTATATTCGACTCCCTCGATGCCATGCTACCAAAATATGACACTAAACGAGCCAAAATGGAGCAATTTTACTTCGCTGACGAAATCAAGAATATCGTGAGCTGTGAAGGGCTTGCTAGGGTCGAGAGGCACGAGAGAGTTGACCAATGGCGCCGGAGGATGAGCCGGGCCGGATTCCAGCCGTACCCTTCGAAAATGCTGTCACAAGCCAAGCAATGGCTCAATAACATCAATATTTCTGATGGTTACACCATTGTGGAGGAAAAGGGTTCCCTCGTGCTTGGTTGGAAATCTAAGCCTATTGTGGCTGCTTCTTGCTGGAAATGCTGA